Proteins encoded within one genomic window of Etheostoma cragini isolate CJK2018 chromosome 21, CSU_Ecrag_1.0, whole genome shotgun sequence:
- the cops3 gene encoding COP9 signalosome complex subunit 3: protein MASALEQFVNNVRQLSAQGQMTQLCELINKSGELLAKNLSHLDTVLGALDIQEHSLGVLAVLFVKFSMPNIPDFETLFSQVQLFISTCNGEHIRYATDTFAGLCHQLTNALVERKQPLRGVVVLKQAIDKMQMNTNQLTSVHADLCQLCLLAKCFKPALPFLELDMMDICKENGAYDAKHFLCYYYYGGMIYTGLKNFERALYFYEQAITTPAMAVSHIMLEAYKKYILVSLILHGKVQPLPKYTSQIVGRFIKPLSNAYHEMSQVYTTNNPAELRGVVNKHSETFARDNNTGLVKQCLSSLYKKNIQRLTKTFLTLSLQDMASRVQLSGPLEAEKYVLHMIEDGEIYASINQKDGMVCFHDNPEKYNNPAMLHKIDQEMLKCIELDEKLKSMDQEITVNPQFVQKSMGSQEDDVGSKTSSYS from the exons GCCAGATGACTCAGCTGTGTGAGTTGATCAACAAGAGTGGAGAGCTGCTGGCCAAAAATCTGTCCCACCTGGACACGGTTCTGGGGGCCCTGGACATCCAGGAGCACTCCCTCGGCGTGCTGGCTGTGCT ATTTGTGAAGTTCTCCATGCCAAACATCCCTGACTTTGAGACCCTCTTCTCCCAAGTCCAGCTCTTCATCAGTACTTGCAACGGGGAGCACATTAGATATGCAACAGACACTT TTGCTGGTCTCTGCCACCAGTTGACAAACGCCCTCGTAGAGCGGAAACAG CCGTTGAGGGGTGTTGTCGTCCTAAAACAGGCAATAGACAAAATGCAGATGAACACAAACCAACTTACCTCAGTTCATGCAGACCTGTGTCAG CTGTGCTTGTTAGCAAAGTGCTTCAAGCCCGCCCTGCCCTTCTTGGAATTGGACATGATGGACATCTGTAAGGAGAACGGAGCTTACGACGCAAAGCACTTTTTATGTTACTACTACTATGGTGGTATGATCTACACGGGCCTCAAAAACTTCGAAAGAGCACTGTATTTTTATGAACAG GCAATAACCACTCCAGCCATGGCAGTGAGCCACATCATGTTGGAAGCCTATAAGAAATACATCCTGGTGTCACTCATTCTCCACGGCAAAGTGCAGCCGCTGCCCAAATACACCTCACAGATAGTAGGGAGGTTCATCAAG CCCCTGAGCAATGCATACCACGAGATGTCTCAGGTCTACACCACCAACAACCCGGCCGAGTTGCGCGGCGTGGTCAACAAACACAGCGAGACCTTTGCACGAGACAACAACACAGGCCTGGTCAAACAGTGCCTGTCCTCCCTCTACAAGAAGAACATCCAGAGGCTAACAAAG ACCTTTCTGACACTGTCTTTGCAAGACATGGCAAGTCGGGTGCAGCTGTCAGGCCCCCTGGAAGCGGAGAAATACGTCTTACACATG ATTGAAGATGGGGAGATCTACGCTAGCATTAACCAAAAGGATGGCATGGTCTGCTTCCACGACAACcctgaaaaatacaacaaccCGGCAATGCTCCACAAAATTGACCAAGAG ATGTTGAAATGTATAGAGCTGGATGAGAAACTAAAGTCTATGGATCAAGAAATCACAGTAAATCCACAATTTGTGCAGAAG agtATGGGATCGCAGGAGGACGATGTTGGTAGCAAAACATCAAGTTATTCCTGA